One part of the Rutidosis leptorrhynchoides isolate AG116_Rl617_1_P2 chromosome 1, CSIRO_AGI_Rlap_v1, whole genome shotgun sequence genome encodes these proteins:
- the LOC139861374 gene encoding uncharacterized protein: MISHTYATDAQTKSADLAATIAAASSPEQITTACAAVESFLHKHSPDQARWFFSVTFPTLICKIFGFDEQKPQNPNANGWIDVVTNANDSDLSSKVFNLLSPTGVLMNSVTAVDRLSLVKYVFPIERLPEWVRLTLQNGRQCELLADLCPLFKGRLKNEVSIQVQLNILEYYLFWFAYYPVCKGSCDTNTTVNTRVSKRVRLENWAYKSIPVFSSSSKPRGSETKDKDGSSFYIRLLNAYLRFFVPLNDLNAQSPYRSSLLHYSSSYNTLALENAEFFVHTLIHFWLVDNDFSPLAVKLCKSFGVVLPLRSILAELPPTAGLGEVVNVFVKYLNSSLVPSSVEGCDQVELSKITTWRGTGSVDMKYREMFSGLGSVGYWNSCIQRPLYRYILRTFLFCPVETSVKNVSQVFSLWITYMEPWAVSLDEYSEIQASADSVKRDSTKEAIISHPREYSSSWQGFVVSNYLFYSSLVMHFIGFAHKFIHSDPEVVVQMVFKVVDVLTSSRELVDLIKNLDTVFHSTTAGSSKSTLNSLYRFVPSICEQLQDWEDGLSETDADGSFLHENWNKDLKLFSTSEDGGHQLLQLLALRAEPELHAVSHENLNNNLQLLSSLKARMGCLFGDNIIGYSGIPEGNKHAEKSHYEVFCPKTAGNRPTTDIRYKGDWMKRPISNDEVAWLANLLVKLSGWLNSLIGLNPHENGHVGPANWSYGEVSGDKGTNVYGTMDTIRLILGAICSWLITFGRETVKFMREHGMRVNLRILASKKIMTTVVLVAVAFSVLKRMFFNCHMV, encoded by the exons ATGATTTCACACACATACGCAACAGACGCTCAAACGAAATCCGCCGACCTTGCCGCCACAATCGCCGCCGCTTCATCACCGGAACAAATTACCACCGCTTGCGCCGCCGTTGAATCATTTCTACACAAACACTCACCAGACCAGGCACGGTGGTTCTTCTCCGTCACGTTTCCAACCCTAATCTGCAAAATTTTCGGTTTCGATGAACAAAAACCTCAAAACCCTAACGCTAACGGCTGGATTGACGTTGTAACGAACGCTAATGATTCTGATCTCTCTAGTAAGGTTTTTAATCTCTTATCTCCTACTGGTGTGTTGATGAATTCTGTTACAGCTGTTGATAGGTTATCTCTTGTTAAATATGTTTTTCCGATCGAACGGTTACCTGAGTGGGTGCGTTTGACGTTACAAAATGGTAGGCAGTGTGAGCTTTTAGCTGATTTATGTCCTTTATTCAAAGGCAGGCTTAAAAATGAAGTTTCGATACAGGTTCAGTTGAATATATTGGAATATTATTTGTTTTGGTTTGCTTATTATCCGGTTTGCAAAGGAAGTTGTGACACTAATACTACTGTTAATACTAGGGTTAGTAAAAGAGTTAGGCTAGAGAACTGGGCTTATAAGTCAATTCCGGTGTTTAGTAGTTCTAGTAAACCTCGAGGAAGTGAGACGAAGGATAAGGACGGTAGTAGTTTTTACATTCGGTTATTGAATGCTTATCTTAggttttttgtgcctttaaatgaTTTGAATGCTCAGTCACCTTACCGGAGTTCGTTGTTGCATTACTCATCAAGTTATAATACTTTGGCTCTTGAGAATGCGGAGTTTTTTGTTCATACGCTTATACATTTTTGGCTTGTGGATAATGACTTTTCGCCTTTGGCTGTTAAGTTGTGCAAGTCATTTGGTGTTGTGCTTCCTCTTCGGTCGATTTTAGCTGAATTGCCGCCTACAGCTGGGTTGGGTGAGGTTGTTAACGTGTTTGTGAAGTATTTGAATTCGAGTTTGGTTCCAAGTAGTGTTGAGGGATGTGATCAGGTAGAACTTAGTAAGATAACGACTTGGAGGGGGACTGGATCTGTTGATATGAAGTATAGGGAGATGTTTTCTGGTTTAGGATCCGTTGGTTATTGGAATTCGTGTATCCAGAGGCCACTCTACAGATATATTTTGAGAACATTTCTGTTTTGCCCGGTGGAAACTTCGGTGAAGAATGTTTCTCAAGTATTTTCTCTTTGGATTACCTATATGGAACCATGGGCCGTTAGTTTGGATGAATATTCAGAGATTCAAGCGAGTGCTGACAGTGTGAAAAGAGATTCTACGAAGGAGGCTATTATATCTCATCCACGTGAATATTCTTCATCTTGGCAAGGCTTTGTGGTATCGAATTACCTTTTCTACAGTTCCTTAGTTATGCACTTCATTGGGTTTGCTCATAAGTTCATTCACTCGGATCCAGAAGTTGTTGTGCAGATGGTATTTAAG GTTGTAGATGTGCTAACATCGTCTAGGGAACTCGTGGATCTGATAAAGAATCTAGACACTGTTTTTCATTCTACTACTGCAGGGTCATCCAAGTCAACTCTTAATTCGTTATACAGATTCGTACCTTCAATTTGTGAACAATTACAG GACTGGGAAGATGGCCTATCTGAGACTGATGCTGATGGATCATTTTTGCATGAAAATTGGAATAAAGATCTGAAACTATTCAGCACAAGTGAAGATGGTGGACACCAACTACTTCAG CTGCTTGCTCTTCGTGCTGAGCCTGAGCTTCATGCTGTATCACATGAAAATCTTAATAACAACCTACAGCTTCTTAGCTCTTTAAAGGCCCGAATGGGATGCCTTTTTGGTGACAATATCATAGGATATTCTGGCATACCTGAAGGCAACAAACATGCTGAAAAATCACATTACGAGGTATTCTGCCCTAAAACTGCTGGGAATCGCCCTACAACAGACATAAGATACAAGGGCGACTGGATGAAGAGACCCATATCTAACGATGAGGTGGCATGGCTAGCTAATCTACTCGTAAAGTTGTCTGGGTGGCTAAACAGCCTTATAGGGCTGAACCCACATGAAAATGGTCACGTGGGACCTGCCAACTGGTCCTATGGTGAGGTTTCTGGTGACAAGGGTACTAATGTCTATGGAACTATGGATACAATTAGGTTGATATTGGGTGCCATTTGCTCTTGGCTGATCACTTTTGGCAGGGAGACTGTGAAGTTCATGAGAGAACATGGTATGAGGGTGAACCTGAGAATATTAGCTTCGAAGAAGATAATGACGACAGTGGTACTCGTGGCCGTTGCTTTTAGTGTACTCAAGAGGATGTTTTTCAATTGCCATATGGTGTGA
- the LOC139861383 gene encoding peroxisomal acyl-coenzyme A oxidase 1-like yields MEGVDYLSDERKKAEFDVEAMKIAWAGSPEAFQLSDRMAKLVANDPAFEKFTRPMLGRKELLKNTLRKSAHAWKLIVDLRLSEEEAKWLRLYVDEPAFTDLHWGMFIPAIEGQGTEEQQKKWLPLAKKMQIIGCYAQTELGHGSNVQGLETTATFDPQTDEFIMHSPTLTSSKWWPGGLGKLSTHAVVYARLIVGGQFHGVHGFIVQLRSLEDHSPLPGITVGDIGLKFGNGAYNTMDNGVLRFDHVHIPRNQMLMRVSQVTREGKIMQSDVPRQLIYGTMVYVRQTIVADASKALSRAVCIATRYSAVRRQFGSRDGGLETQVIDYKTQQSRLFPLLASAYAFRFAGEWLKWLYLDVKQRLASNDFSTLPEAHACTAGLKSLTTTATADGIEECRKLCGGHGYLESSGLPELFAVYIPACTYEGDNVVLMLQVARFLVKTVSELGYKKPVGTTAYMGRVADLMKKNCTVQTAEEWLNPGAIVEAFESRAARMAVQCGKQLSKFENPEEGFAELAADLVEAAVAHCQLIVVSKFIEKLQQGIPGKGVKQSLEVLCYVYALFLLHKYQGDFLATGYVTPKQASLANEQLRNLYSKIRPNAIALVDSFSYTDHYLGSILGRYDGNVYPKLYEAAWKDPLNDTHVIDGFQQYIQPILKQKLHSAKL; encoded by the exons ATGGAAGGAGTTGATTACTTGAGTGATGAAAGGAAGAAAGCAGAGTTTGATGTTGAAGCAATGAAAATTGCTTGGGCTGGTTCTCCTGAAGCTTTTCAACTCTCAGATCGTATGGCTAAACTTGTTGCTAATGATCCT GCATTTGAGAAGTTTACAAGACCTATGTTAGGAAGGAAGGAGTTGTTGAAGAATACTCTTAGGAAATCAGCGCATGCTTGGAAGTTGATAGTTGATCTTCGCCTATCTG AAGAAGAGGCTAAATGGTTGCGACTGTATGTTGATGAACCTGCATTCACTGATCTTCACTGG GGAATGTTCATTCCGGCTATTGAAGGGCAAGGCACTGAGGAACAACAAAAGAAATGGTTGCCATTGGCCAAAAAGATGCAAATAATTGGCTGTTATGCACAAACAGAACTTGGCCATGGCTCCAATGTTCAAGGTCTTGAAACAACTGCAACATTTGACCCTCAAACGGATGAATTTATTATGCACAGTCCGACATTAACTTCAAGCAAA TGGTGGCCCGGTGGATTGGGTAAACTGTCGACCCATGCTGTAGTTTATGCTCGTCTCATAGTAGGTGGTCAATTCCATGGTGTTCATG GTTTTATTGTCCAACTAAGGAGCTTGGAGGATCACTCACCTCTTCCTGGCATTACTGTTGGTGATATCGGGCTAAAGTTTGGAAACGGGGCATATAACACCATGGACAATGGTGTTTTACGGTTTGATCATGTACACATCCCAAGAAACCAAATGTTGATGAG GGTGTCTCAGGTTACAAGGGAAGGGAAAATCATGCAGTCCGATGTTCCGCGCCAACTTATTTACGGGACTATGGTTTATGTTAGGCAAACAATTGTGGCTGATGCTTCCAAAGCATTGTCTCGTGCAGTTTGTATTGCTACAAGATATAGTGCTGTTCGTAGACAATTTGGGTCACGTGATGGTGGGCTTGAGACCCAG GTGATTGATTATAAAACTCAGCAAAGTAGACTCTTCCCATTGCTGGCTTCTGCATATGCATTCAGATTTGCAGGCGAATGGTTAAAATGGTTATATCTGGATGTGAAACAAAGATTAGCTTCTAATGATTTTTCAACGTTGCCTGAGGCTCATGCGTGTACCGCAGGATTAAAGTCTTTAACAACTACTGCAACAGCT GATGGAATTGAGGAATGTAGAAAACTATGTGGTGGTCATGGCTACCTTGAAAGTAGTGGGCTTCCTGAATTATTTGCAGTTTACATTCCTGCTTGCACTTATGAAGGGGACAATGTTGTTCTTATGCTACAG GTTGCACGGTTTCTTGTGAAGACAGTTTCGGAACTGGGATACAAAAAGCCAGTTGGGACAACAGCTTATATGGGGCGAGTGGCAGATCTGATGAAGAAGAATTGTACTGTTCAAACGG CTGAGGAGTGGCTAAACCCTGGTGCAATAGTTGAAGCATTTGAGTCAAGGGCTGCTCGAATGGCTGTACAGTGTGGTAAACAGTTATCTAAGTTTGAAAATCCTGAAGAAGGTTTTGCAGAACTAGCAGCCGATTTAGTTGAGGCAGCAGTTGCTCACTGCCAATTAATTGTTGTGTCCAA GTTTATTGAAAAATTACAACAAGGCATACCTGGGAAAGGAGTCAAACAATCATTAGAAGTGTTGTGTTATGTGTATGCTTTGTTTCTTCTTCACAAGTATCAAGGTGATTTTTTGGCCACTGGGTATGTTACACCTAAACAGGCTTCACTTGCTAATGAGCAACTCAGAAATTTGTATTCTAAG ATCCGCCCAAACGCTATAGCGTTGGTCGATTCATTCAGCTACACGGATCACTACCTTGGTTCAATTCTTGGACGCTATGATGGGAACGTATATCCAAAACTATACGAGGCTGCTTGGAAAGATCCTCTTAACGATACACATGTAATTGACGGCTTCCAGCAATATATTCAGCCAATTCTAAAGCAGAAGTTACACTCTGCTAAGCTATAG